From the Microbacterium thalassium genome, one window contains:
- a CDS encoding DEAD/DEAH box helicase — MTFSDLGLSAPVLKALREIGYETPSAIQAATIPTLLEGRDVVGMAQTGTGKTAAFALPIVDRLDVHQKNPQALVLAPTRELALQVCEAFEKYAGHLKGVHVLPVYGGQGYGVQLSALRRGVHVVVGTPGRIIDHLEKGTLDLSELQYLVLDEADEMLKMGFAEDVETILAETPDSKQVALFSATMPPAIRRMSKQYLHEPEEITVKAKTTTSANIAQRYLITAWQQKMDALTRILEVENFDGMIVFGRTRSITEEIAEKLRARGYSAAAINGDIVQAQREKTVNQLKSGKLDILVATDVAARGLDVERISHVVNYDIPTDTESYVHRIGRTGRAGRSGDAISFVTPKERWLVRAIEKATRQELTEMGLPSVDEVNVTRLSRFDDRITAALSESERVDRFRDIVAHYVRNHDVPEVDVAAALAIVAQGETPLLLEPDPEPAERPARKPRERSADRDDRGPREPRREREPKAGYATYRIAVGKRHRVEPRQIVGALANEGGLRRDDFGRIQIRPEFSLVELPADLSRDTLDRLSDTRISGRLIEMRLDTGGPSGRSRGSGDRGDRGGRRDRGDRYDRAPRRRDDR; from the coding sequence ATGACCTTCTCCGACCTCGGACTGAGCGCGCCGGTCCTGAAGGCCCTGCGCGAGATCGGGTACGAGACCCCCTCCGCGATCCAGGCGGCCACGATCCCGACCCTTCTCGAGGGGCGCGACGTCGTCGGAATGGCGCAGACCGGAACCGGCAAGACCGCGGCCTTCGCCCTGCCGATCGTCGACCGTCTCGACGTGCATCAGAAGAACCCCCAGGCGCTCGTGCTCGCCCCGACGCGCGAGCTCGCGCTGCAGGTGTGCGAGGCGTTCGAGAAGTACGCCGGGCACCTCAAGGGCGTCCACGTCCTGCCCGTCTACGGCGGACAGGGCTACGGCGTGCAGCTGTCGGCGCTGCGCCGCGGCGTCCACGTCGTCGTCGGCACGCCCGGGCGCATCATCGACCACCTCGAGAAGGGGACGCTCGACCTGTCGGAGCTGCAGTATCTCGTCCTCGACGAGGCCGACGAGATGCTCAAGATGGGCTTCGCCGAGGACGTCGAGACGATCCTCGCCGAGACGCCCGACTCCAAGCAGGTGGCCCTCTTCTCGGCGACCATGCCGCCCGCGATCCGCCGCATGTCGAAGCAGTACCTCCACGAGCCCGAGGAGATCACGGTCAAGGCGAAGACCACGACCTCGGCGAACATCGCGCAGCGGTACCTCATCACGGCCTGGCAGCAGAAGATGGACGCCCTCACGCGCATCCTCGAGGTCGAGAACTTCGACGGCATGATCGTGTTCGGGCGCACCCGCAGCATCACCGAGGAGATCGCCGAGAAGCTGCGCGCCCGCGGCTACTCCGCCGCCGCGATCAACGGCGACATCGTGCAGGCGCAGCGCGAGAAGACCGTCAACCAGCTGAAGTCGGGCAAGCTCGACATCCTGGTCGCCACCGATGTCGCCGCCCGCGGCCTGGACGTCGAGCGCATCTCGCACGTCGTCAACTACGACATCCCGACGGACACCGAGTCGTACGTGCACCGCATCGGCCGCACCGGCCGCGCGGGCCGCTCGGGCGACGCCATCAGCTTCGTGACCCCCAAGGAACGCTGGCTCGTCCGCGCGATCGAGAAGGCGACGCGCCAGGAGCTCACCGAGATGGGCCTGCCCAGCGTCGACGAGGTCAACGTCACGCGCCTGTCGCGCTTCGACGACCGCATCACGGCGGCCCTGTCGGAATCGGAGCGCGTGGACCGGTTCCGCGACATCGTCGCCCACTACGTCCGCAACCACGACGTGCCCGAGGTCGACGTCGCCGCGGCCCTCGCGATCGTCGCGCAGGGCGAGACCCCGCTCCTGCTCGAGCCCGACCCCGAGCCCGCGGAGCGCCCGGCGCGCAAGCCCCGCGAGCGCTCCGCCGACCGGGACGACCGCGGACCGCGCGAGCCCCGCCGCGAGCGCGAGCCGAAGGCCGGCTACGCCACCTACCGCATCGCCGTCGGCAAGCGGCACCGGGTCGAGCCGCGCCAGATCGTCGGCGCTCTCGCGAACGAGGGGGGACTGCGCCGCGACGACTTCGGCCGCATCCAGATCCGCCCCGAGTTCTCCCTGGTCGAACTGCCGGCGGACCTGTCGCGCGACACCCTGGACCGCCTGTCCGACACGCGGATCTCGGGCCGGCTCATCGAGATGCGCCTGGACACCGGCGGCCCGTCGGGGCGGTCCCGCGGCTCCGGCGACCGGGGCGACCGGGGAGGCCGTCGCGACCGCGGCGACCGGTACGACCGCGCTCCGCGCCGCCGCGACGACCGCTGA
- a CDS encoding PadR family transcriptional regulator, with product MSVRQSLLAILDQGPCYGYQLRSEFDRRTGSTWPLNVGQIYNTLDRLERDGLVAKGEVDAQGHVFWTITDAGSAEARDWLRSPVSRGAGTRDEVAIKIAVAATLPGVDVAEVIRTQREASLARLQSLRASSAADATQDAPEALARSIVDESMMFAAEAELRWLDRTEERLAARPRRAMALALSTERPRRGRPAKQPA from the coding sequence ATGTCGGTGCGGCAGAGCCTGCTGGCGATCCTGGACCAGGGGCCGTGCTACGGCTACCAGCTGCGGAGCGAATTCGATCGCCGCACCGGATCGACCTGGCCGCTCAACGTCGGGCAGATCTACAACACGCTCGACCGCCTGGAACGCGACGGCCTGGTCGCCAAGGGCGAGGTGGACGCGCAGGGCCATGTGTTCTGGACGATCACGGATGCCGGCAGCGCCGAGGCGCGGGACTGGCTGCGCTCCCCCGTCTCGCGCGGTGCGGGGACGCGTGACGAGGTGGCGATCAAGATCGCCGTCGCCGCGACCCTGCCCGGGGTCGACGTGGCCGAGGTCATCCGCACTCAGCGCGAGGCCTCGCTCGCGCGGCTGCAGAGCCTGCGCGCCTCCTCCGCCGCCGACGCGACTCAGGACGCGCCCGAGGCGCTCGCGCGATCGATCGTCGACGAGTCGATGATGTTCGCCGCCGAGGCGGAGCTGCGCTGGCTGGATCGCACCGAGGAGCGCCTCGCCGCGCGACCGCGACGCGCCATGGCCCTGGCGCTGTCGACCGAACGCCCGCGGCGCGGCCGACCCGCCAAGCAGCCGGCGTGA